One part of the Lotus japonicus ecotype B-129 chromosome 2, LjGifu_v1.2 genome encodes these proteins:
- the LOC130735927 gene encoding uncharacterized protein LOC130735927 has translation MTGGEAAGEESNLQGKGAKHICNEEEENGFIGLVGTWGDHDCVVVNVYSPCSLEEKRQLWDELLTWKRQSSIACWCLLGDFNAVRSAEERVGVLANTNAYVWETAQFNEFIHDMELFDISLHGRKFTWLRPNGHARSRLDRFLVSDSWMGTWPNCSQLVLDRTVSDHCPVLMRRIFQNWGPKLFRVLNCWLEDPRFPRHVERVWSELAVQGWSAGHILKEKLKSLRGNLKQWNQEVFGDLRDKRNAAVQKLNELDLKEEQLGLTPDEIIQRSSLLLEFWTVVKLHESLLCQKSRSKWVKEGDQNSKFFHSTINWRRKTNSVVGLLIDGHWEEDPDVVKSEVKRFFETYNGAKS, from the exons ATGACCGGCGGAGAAGCTGCTGGAGAGGAAAGCAACCTTCAAGGAAAAGGTGCTAAGCACATCtgcaatgaagaagaagaaaatg GTTTCATTGGTTTGGTAGGGACTTGGGGGGATCATGACTGTGTTGTGGTAAATGTCTATTCACCATGCTCTCTTGAAGAGAAGCGACAATTATGGGATGAACTTCTTACCTGGAAGCGACAAAGTTCTATCGCTTGTTGGTGCCTTCTTGGCGATTTCAATGCAGTCAGATCCGCGGAGGAGAGGGTTGGAGTGTTGGCTAATACAAACGCATATGTCTGGGAAACGGCACAATTCAATGAGTTCATTCATGATATGGAATTGTTTGACATATCTCTGCATGGTAGGAAATTCACATGGCTACGACCTAATGGCCATGCCAGAAGCCGCCTAGACCGTTTCCTAGTTTCTGATTCTTGGATGGGAACTTGGCCCAATTGCTCTCAACTAGTCCTAGACAGGACTGTTTCTGATCACTGTCCAGTTCTCATGAGGCGGATTTTTCAGAATTGGGGACCAAAGCTGTTCCGTGTTCTGAACTGCTGGTTGGAAGACCCAAGGTTTCCAAGACATGTTGAACGAGTATGGTCCGAATTGGCTGTCCAAGGTTGGTCCGCTGGTCACATcctgaaagaaaaattgaaaagctTGAGGGGCAACTTAAAACAGTGGAACCAAGAGGTCTTTGGCGATTTAAGAGACAAACGGAATGCTGCTGTCCAGAAACTTAATGAACTGGACTTGAAGGAGGAACAGTTGGGGCTGACTCCTGATGAGATCATTCAGAGGTCAAGTCTGTTGTTAGAGTTTTGGACTGTTGTGAAGCTGCATGAGTCTTTATTATGCCAAAAATCTAGATCTAAGTGGGTTAAAGAAGGTGATCAGAATTCAAAGTTTTTTCACTCTACCATTAATTGGAGAAGGAAGACAAATTCTGTTGTGGGATTATTGATTGATGGCCACTGGGAGGAGGACCCGGATGTGGTAAAGTCAGAAGTGAAGCGTTTTTTTGAAACCTACAATGGTGCTAAAAGTTGA